From Ramlibacter tataouinensis, the proteins below share one genomic window:
- a CDS encoding WD40/YVTN/BNR-like repeat-containing protein: protein MRQIEDGMSPGRTIARQTRVVVSCTLAALWLAACGGGGGGGDAPAPAPAPAPAPGPAPAPAPSPAPAPAPAVQVTGDTQLAVNTSYSVNPPGTGTVTLTLPATATVNDTVSITGTSAAPWTVAQNANQTILTTGLNGNAAPGTAWTLRPFTPPRVWHWVSSDATGEVLLAGEANATALNGALDTSRNGGQTWSSGNSTSAIWISSDMTATGSRMVAVQYGGGMFTSSDLGATWTRLTHALVNNAAGLNFESVTMSADGQRLAAVIQPTPTGPTPTGRLQFSNDGGATWTAATLPAGTYWWRGVDSSADGQVIMAVAHTSEIFLSTNAGATWVARPVILTGTTTPVLESWYRVKMSADGNTIAVAANSFGTGPGSGIFVSRDRGASWTRSFTQTADYTAIAMSSDGKSIAASMSDRTVGTTTTPGRVVMSTDSGATFAPLTMPAGATNWRTIAMSADGAKLAAATGLFFPATPGQLYTSQGNRTSVGTGGGITGHQNDSVTLQFLGNGQWSVQSNTGGPFTIR from the coding sequence ATGAGACAGATTGAAGATGGAATGAGCCCCGGCCGAACGATCGCTCGCCAGACCCGCGTCGTCGTGAGCTGCACGCTGGCGGCGCTGTGGTTGGCGGCATGCGGTGGTGGAGGAGGCGGAGGCGACGCACCCGCTCCTGCCCCGGCTCCCGCGCCTGCACCAGGACCTGCGCCCGCACCCGCGCCATCGCCCGCACCCGCGCCGGCGCCCGCCGTGCAAGTCACGGGCGACACGCAGTTGGCCGTCAACACCAGCTACAGCGTCAACCCGCCGGGCACCGGCACCGTGACACTGACCTTGCCGGCTACGGCGACCGTCAACGACACCGTGAGCATTACCGGCACGAGCGCCGCGCCCTGGACCGTCGCGCAGAATGCCAACCAGACCATCCTCACCACCGGCCTGAACGGCAACGCGGCGCCGGGCACGGCCTGGACGCTGCGACCGTTCACACCGCCCAGGGTCTGGCACTGGGTCTCGTCGGATGCCACGGGCGAAGTGCTGCTGGCGGGCGAAGCGAACGCCACGGCCCTGAATGGCGCGCTCGATACCTCGCGCAACGGAGGCCAGACCTGGTCAAGCGGCAACAGCACGAGTGCAATCTGGATCTCGTCCGACATGACGGCGACCGGCAGTCGCATGGTGGCCGTGCAGTATGGCGGCGGCATGTTCACCTCGAGTGACCTCGGCGCCACCTGGACCCGGCTCACGCACGCACTGGTCAACAACGCGGCCGGACTGAACTTCGAATCGGTGACCATGTCTGCGGACGGCCAGCGTCTCGCGGCCGTGATCCAGCCGACGCCGACCGGCCCGACCCCTACCGGACGTCTCCAGTTCAGCAACGATGGCGGCGCCACCTGGACCGCGGCCACGCTGCCGGCGGGCACCTACTGGTGGCGCGGCGTCGACAGTTCGGCCGACGGTCAGGTGATCATGGCAGTGGCCCACACCTCCGAGATATTCCTGTCGACCAATGCCGGCGCGACCTGGGTCGCCCGTCCCGTGATCCTGACCGGCACCACGACTCCGGTGCTCGAGTCCTGGTACCGCGTCAAGATGTCGGCCGACGGGAACACGATCGCCGTGGCGGCCAATTCATTCGGCACGGGGCCGGGCAGCGGCATCTTCGTGTCGCGTGATCGCGGCGCCAGTTGGACGCGCAGCTTCACGCAGACGGCGGACTACACCGCCATCGCGATGTCCAGCGACGGCAAGAGCATCGCGGCCAGCATGTCGGACCGCACGGTGGGCACCACCACCACGCCGGGCCGCGTCGTGATGTCGACGGACAGCGGTGCCACTTTCGCGCCGCTCACCATGCCGGCCGGCGCCACCAACTGGCGCACGATCGCCATGTCGGCCGATGGCGCCAAGCTGGCCGCCGCGACCGGCCTGTTCTTCCCCGCCACACCGGGCCAGCTCTACACCAGCCAGGGCAACCGGACCTCGGTCGGCACCGGCGGCGGGATCACCGGCCACCAGAACGACAGCGTGACGCTGCAGTTCCTCGGCAATGGCCAGTGGAGCGTGCAAAGCAACACCGGCGGCCCGTTCACGATCCGCTGA